A region of Solanum dulcamara chromosome 7, daSolDulc1.2, whole genome shotgun sequence DNA encodes the following proteins:
- the LOC129894145 gene encoding transcription activator MSS11-like, which produces MDSIEVRIMDSWNSQKMLDKCIYDYFVKKGMCETAEAFAREVDVGNPTGDGSKCINDNFVKKGMHEIAEAFTSNADIKNPTNDAIESPEVFLTEWWDVFHDVFNLNQAAQHPYAEAARTMDNVVPQVPYAVPASSSHSATPAHNISPAVPAFSPERSQEQRHLRTPEDEVTSKLRFVEMDRLGQRAPFVTDSSCLMEEIPNMPQQWEAKNEGEGRGTMQMEPNADTPKKGSSSSARSF; this is translated from the exons GCTTGACAAGTGCATCTATGATTACTTTGTTAAGAAGGGGATGTGCGAGACTGCCGAGGCATTCGCGAGGGAAGTTGATGTTGGAAATCCCACAGGTGATGGTAGCAAGTGCATAAATGATAACTTTGTTAAGAAGGGGATGCATGAGATTGCCGAGGCATTCACGAGCAATGCTGATATTAAGAATCCCACAAATGATG CTATCGAATCTCCAGAGGTATTTCTAACAGAGTGGTGGGATGTGTTCCATGATGTGTTCAACTTGAATCAGGCTGCCCAACATCCCTATGCTGAG GCTGCACGTACTATGGACAATGTGGTACCTCAAGTCCCTTATGCTGTGCCAGCATCATCTTCTCATTCTGCTACGCCA GCACATAATATATCTCCTGCGGTGCCGGCCTTTAGTCCTGAGAGATCGCAAGAGCAACGCCATCTGAGGACGCCTGAGGACGAAGTGACATCTAAGTTAAGATTTGTTGAGATGGATCGTCTGGGTCAGAGGGCGCCGTTTGTAACTGATTCTAG TTGCCTGATGGAGGAGATTCCAAATATGCCTCAACAGTGGGAGGCCAAA AATGAGGGAGAGGGACGGGGTACTATGCAGATGGAACCAAATGCTGATACCCCTAAAAAAGGCTCTTCTTCCAGTGCCAGATCCTTCTGA